A region from the Aegilops tauschii subsp. strangulata cultivar AL8/78 chromosome 5, Aet v6.0, whole genome shotgun sequence genome encodes:
- the LOC109747173 gene encoding uncharacterized protein, with protein sequence MAMHRQVALLLALILLLATGDGSLAVGTPSAIITRTCAAVGGQVGYDSCAGALSADPAAAAAKDARQLAVVATNLTVANVTSTVLVLDDLVKNLRACLRYYRDMNKTLKGALGDLRAGRLEAASDKLLDASHAPSDCDILLFEGRAEKNPMSKENTHAAWLSRLAYAIASSQALNPRHRRQV encoded by the coding sequence ATGGCGATGCATCGTCAGGTTGCTTTACTCCTCGCCCTCATCCTCCTCCTGGCTACCGGAGACGGCAGCCTCGCCGTCGGCACTCCGTCCGCGATCATCACAAGGACATGCGCCGCTGTCGGTGGGCAAGTGGGTTACGACTCCTGCGCGGGCGCGCTCTCGGCCGACCCGGCGGCCGCGGCCGCCAAGGACGCACGTCAGCTCGCCGTCGTCGCCACCAACCTCACCGTGGCTAACGTCACGTCGACGGTGCTCGTCCTCGACGACCTTGTCAAGAACCTCAGGGCCTGCCTCCGCTACTACAGGGACATGAACAAGACTCTGAAGGGCGCGCTCGGTGACCTACGTGCTGGGCGCCTCGAAGCGGCGTCGGACAAACTGTTGGATGCCTCCCACGCGCCCAGCGACTGCGACATCCTCTTGTTCGAGGGGAGAGCGGAGAAGAACCCGATGAGCAAGGAGAACACCCACGCCGCTTGGCTGTCCCGACTGGCATATGCGATTGCTAGCTCGCAGGCGCTGAATCCCCGGCACCGACGTCAAGTTTAA
- the LOC109747164 gene encoding anthranilate synthase alpha subunit 1, chloroplastic produces MAAAGLALSLRPAQPSTRMPRVTLAQSLPALPPQGRLAVGCRASALASPPLSPRARPGFACRAATAFQKLDAVAVREEEEAFRSGAAAGHTLLPLQRCIFSDHLTPVLAYRCLVREDDREAPSFLFESVEQASEGTNVGRYSVVGAQPAMEIVAKANQVTVMDHEMRTKEEQYAADPMTVPRDIMEKWNPQITVDGLPDAFCGGWVGFFSYDTVRYVETKKLPFSKAPEDDRNLPDIHLGLYNDVVVFDHVEKKTHVIHWVRLDCYNSIHKAYEDGKNRLEALLSRLHSSNVPTLSAGSIKLNVGQFGSALQKSTMSSKDYKKSVVQAKEHILAGDIFQVVLSQRFERRTFADPFEVYRALRIVNPSPYMAYLQARGCILVASSPEILTRVAKRTVVNRPLAGTIRRGKTKAEDKVLEQLLLSDEKQRAEHIMLVDLGRNDVGKVSKPGTVKVEKLMNIERYSHVMHISSTVTGELRDELTCWDALRAALPVGTVSGAPKVRAMELIDEMEVTMRGPYSGGFGQISFRGDMDIALALRTIVFPTASRFDTMYSYATDSSNARQEWVAHLQTGAGIVADSKPDDEQQECQNKAAGLARAIDLAESTFVDFSDA; encoded by the exons ATGGCGGCGGCCGGCCTCGCGCTCTCGCTGCGCCCCGCGCAGCCGTCGACGCGCATGCCGAGGGTGACTCTCGCGCAGTCGCTGCCGGCTCTGCCCCCCCAGGGGCGCCTCGCCGTCGGCTGCCGCGCGAGCGCgctcgcctcgccgccgctgTCGCCTCGCGCGCGCCCCGGCTTCGCgtgccgcgccgccaccgccttccagaagctcgacgccgtcg cggtgcgggaggaggaggaggcgttcaggtcgggggcggcggcggggcacacGCTGCTGCCCCTCCAGCGCTGCATCTTCTCCGACCACCTCACGCCGGTGCTCGCCTACCGCTGCCTGGTCCGGGAGGACGACCGCGAGGCGCCCAGCTTCCTCTTCGAGTCCGTGGAGCAGGCCTCCGAGGGCACCAATGTG GGGAGGTACAGCGTGGTCGGGGCGCAGCCGGCCATGGAGATCGTGGCCAAGGCCAACCAGGTGACGGTCATGGACCACGAGATGAGGACCAAGGAGGAGCAGTACGCGGCTGACCCCATGACCGTCCCAAGGGACATCATGGAAAAGTGGAATCCGCAGATTACAGTTGATGGCCTGCCTGATGCCTTCTGTG GAGGATGGGTTGGATTCTTCTCATATGATACGGTGCGTTATGTTGAGACAAAGAAGCTTCCATTTTCTAAGGCGCCAGAGGATGATAGGAACCTTCCTGACATTCATTTAGGCCTCTACAATGACGTCGTTGTGTTTGATCATGTTGAAAAG AAAACACATGTTATTCATTGGGTGAGATTGGACTGCTATAACTCAATTCATAAAGCATATGAAGATGGGAAAAATCGGCTGGAAGCTTTGTTATCAAGATTGCATAGCAGTAATGT CCCAACCCTTTCTGCGGGTTCTATTAAGCTTAACGTTGGGCAATTCGGCTCAGCACTACAAAAATCAACAATGTCTAGCAAGGATTACAAGAAGTCTGTTGTGCAAGCAAAAGAACACATTCTAGCAGGTGATATTTTTCAAGTAGTACTAAGTCAACGTTTTGAGAGACGTACATTCGCCGACCCTTTTGAGGTGTATCGTGCATTGCGTATTGTCAATCCTAGCCCTTATATGGCCTATTTACAG GCACGAGGTTGTATTCTCGTAGCATCAAGTCCTGAGATTCTTACTCGGGTCGCAAAG AGGACAGTTGTCAATCGGCCTCTTGCTGGAACAATCAGGAGAGGAAAAACAAAAGCTGAAGACAAGGTTCTAGAACAGCTCTTGTTGAGTGACGAAAAACAGCGTGCTGAGCACATTATGTTGGTAGATCTAGGTCGGAATGATGTTGGAAAG GTGTCCAAACCAGGAACAGTAAAGGTGGAGAAATTGATGAATATTGAGCGATATtcgcatgtcatgcacattagCTCGACG GTTACTGGGGAGCTGCGTGACGAACTTACATGTTGGGATGCCCTGCGAGCTGCATTGCCTGTTGGAACCGTCAGTGGTGCTCCCAAG GTGAGAGCGATGGAGCTGATCGACGAGATGGAAGTGACAATGCGCGGGCCATACAGTGGTGGCTTCGGCCAGATCTCCTTCCGCGGTGACATGGACATCGCGCTCGCCTTGCGCACCATCGTCTTCCCAACAGCGTCCCGGTTCGACACCATGTACTCGTATGCCACAGACAGCAGCAACGCGCGCCAGGAGTGGGTGGCGCACCTCCAGACCGGCGCCGGGATCGTCGCCGACAGTAAGCCGGACGACGAGCAGCAGGAGTGCCAGAACAAGGCCGCCGGCCTCGCTCGCGCCATCGATCTCGCCGAGTCGACGTTCGTGGACTTCTCCGACGCATAG
- the LOC109747165 gene encoding zinc finger CCCH domain-containing protein 25, with protein sequence MNPLTQVKRTQVINQKEAALGLSEDASWHAKFRGSAYVFVGGVPFDLTEGDLLAVFAQYGEVVDVNLVRDKATGKSKGFAFVAYEDQRSTVLAVDNLNGAKVLGRIIRVDHVEKYKKKEEEDEEELQKKREERGVCYAFQKGECNRGDACKYSHDEQRNANTGWGSKEDDPKWEHDRHRGPQNKGESRGICYAFQKGECSRGDSCRFSHDEQVAVQGRGVCYAFQKGECSRGASCRFSHDEQRNANTDRGSREDSSARRQHDHDPPKRHKNFPDRNKEEVRSGDRDGHSSRSELYRDRDSRSRHGDRDTKDSDRNRHEKSPERSRGDRQRGDDRGREDRSDTKDRDRDGHDKSPEISRGDRRRGDDRGREERSESKRSRHDRDSGGRYERRSDEEEERYRKSRR encoded by the exons ATGAATCCCCTGACGCAGGTGAAGCGGACGCAGGTGATAAACCAGAAGGAGGCGGCGCTGGGCCTCAGCGAGGACGCATCCTGGCACGCCAAGTTCAGGGGCTCCGCCTACGTCTTCGTCGGCGGCGTCCCCTTCGACCTCACCGAGGGCGACCTCCTCGCCGTCTTCGCCCA GTACGGAGAGGTGGTCGACGTGAACCTCGTGCGCGACAAGGCCACCGGCAAATCCAAGGGCTTCGCGTTCGTCGCGTATGAGGATCAGAGGAGCACGGTTCTTGCCGTAG ATAACTTGAATGGGGCTAAGGTTCTTGGGAGGATCATCAGGGTTGACCATGTGGAGAAGTacaagaagaaggaggaggaggacgaggaggagctGCAGAAGAAGAGGGAGGAGCGCGGCGTGTGCTATGCTTTCCAGAAAGGCGAGTGCAACCGCGGCGATGCGTGCAAATATTCCCATGATGAACAG AGAAATGCAAACACTGGTTGGGGTTCTAAGGAGGATGACCCAAAATGGGAGCATGACAGGCACCGTGGTCCACAAAATAAGGGGGAATCCCGTGGCATCTGCTATGCTTTCCAGAAAGGCGAATGCAGTCGGGGAGATTCCTGCAGATTTTCGCATGATGAGCAGGTAGCTGTCCAGGGCCGTGGCGTCTGCTACGCTTTCCAGAAAGGCGAGTGCAGTCGCGGAGCTTCCTGCAGATTTTCACATGATGAGCAG AGGAATGCAAACACTGATCGAGGTTCTAGGGAGGACAGCAGTGCAAGACGGCAGCATGACCATGATCCACCAAAGAGGCACAAAAATTTCCCTGACAGGAATAAAGAAGAGGTGAGATCAGGGGATAGGGATGGTCATTCCTCAAGATCAGAGTTGTACAGGGACCGAGATTCTAGGTCGAGACATGGTGATAGAGACACAAAAGATAGTGACAGGAACAGGCACGAGAAATCCCCCGAGAGATCAAGAGGCGACAGGCAGAGAGGCGATGACAGGGGAAGAGAAGATAGATCAGACACAAAAGATAGGGACAGGGACGGGCATGACAAATCCCCTGAGATATCAAGAGGTGATAGGCGGAGAGGCGATGACAGGGGAAGAGAAGAAAGATCAGAGAGCAAGCGGTCTAGGCACGATAGAGATTCTGGTGGCCGTTATGAAAGAAGGTCTGATGAAGAGGAAGAACGGTACAGGAAATCCCGGAGATGA
- the LOC120965036 gene encoding uncharacterized protein: MAMHPQVALLLTLILLLATGDGILAVGTPSAIITRTCAAVGRPGGQLGYEYDSCVGALSSDPAAASAKDARELAVVATSLTVANVTSTVLAVEDLVKNLGGCLRYYREMKRTLDAALGDLRAGRVEAASGKLLEANQDPDRCDLLLFEGSANKNPLGKENIYADWLSQLAYAIASLPAPNPLM; this comes from the coding sequence ATGGCGATGCATCCTCAGGTTGCTTTACTCCTCACCCTCATCCTCCTCCTGGCTACCGGAGACGGCATCCTCGCCGTCGGCACTCCGTCCGCGATCATCACAAGGACATGCGCCGCCGTCGGCCGACCCGGTGGGCAACTGGGTTACGAGTACGACTCCTGCGTGGGCGCGCTCTCGTCCGACCCGGCGGCCGCGTCCGCCAAGGACGCACGTGAGCTCGCCGTCGTGGCCACCAGCCTCACCGTGGCCAACGTCACGTCGACGGTGCTCGCCGTCGAGGACCTCGTCAAGAACCTCGGCGGCTGCCTCCGCTACTACAGGGAGATGAAGAGGACCCTGGACGCCGCGCTGGGTGACCTCCGTGCCGGGCGCGTCGAAGCGGCGTCCGGCAAACTGCTGGAGGCCAACCAAGATCCCGACAGGTGCGACCTGCTCTTGTTCGAGGGGAGCGCGAACAAGAATCCATTGGGCAAGGAGAACATCTACGCCGACTGGCTGTCCCAATTGGCATATGCGATTGCTAGCTTGCCGGCGCCGAATCCTCTGATGTAA